Part of the Oncorhynchus kisutch isolate 150728-3 linkage group LG2, Okis_V2, whole genome shotgun sequence genome, AGTAGTTTACACCAATGCAGTTTAGTCTCCCAGGCATTGCAGTTGGACATCTTTACATCCCAAAAACTTGTCAGACGAAAGAAAATATGTAATGTGTGTTTTTTATTACTATAATAGGACTTACTTACAATAACTAATTAAGGTAATGTTTCCCAGGCACCACATGGATGCAAGAGATTGTACCTTTAGTCCTAAATGGAGGAGACCTTACTCCAGTGCAAACTATTCCCAACTGGGACCGGGTTCCCTGGCTGGAGGAGACACGAGCAGCCCTAGTTCTGGACCGTCTGCCCTCACCACGGGCAATGGTCTCTCATATGCCCTACCATCTCATGCccccctccttcttcccctccAAAGCCAAGGTAGGGCCCTGATCCAGGAACTGAGAGCAACTACTAGACAGTAACAACTGAAGAGACTCTTGCAGTATGTTTAATGGACTGACTTCAgcattgcaaatgtataaaataattgGAAAAATGTGCCTACATGCAATGTAATTATCTTATAATTTAGCTATCACACTGGGCTCTTGAAAGTTTGTCTATGGAACTCATATTTAAGACTTTATTTGCTTTCATTTAGGTCATCTATGTTACCCGGAACCCAAAAGATGTTATGGTGTCATCATTTCACTTCCACAAGATGGCCAGTTTCCTGGATGACCCTGGGACTTTTGATGAGTTTCTAAATAAGTTTCTCTCTGGGCAAGGTGAAAAATGCTaggatatataaataaatgtgaggGACCATTTGATGCACATACTAAAGAAGAGGGTAAATGGGTTTGAATGTAATTAACATTTGTTTATCTACACAGTGTTGTTTGGGAAGTGGACAGACCATGTGAAAAGCTGGCGAAATTCAGATCTGGGAGACAGAATCCTATACATTACCTATGAAGAAATGGTCAAGGTAAAACACCAATCAATGCAAACCGCCTCAATCCTGCGTGACCAGACTCATAGTGAACTAGGCTAACCCCAGGCCAAACTGCTTACATATGTCTGTTTCTCTCCTGAAGGACCTGCGGGGAGTGCTGGAACGCCTCTCACGGTTCCTTGGTCGGGACCCAAGTGAAGAAACTCTGGATCGTGTAGCTAACCACTGCTGTTTCAGCAACATGAAGTTAAATGCAATGTCAAACTACTCCCTGGTGCCACAGGAGATCATGGATAGCAGCAAGTCCACCTTCCTTAGAAAAGGTAATGGAAACTGGCAAGATAGGGGGTAATCACTCCCTGCAGCGGGATAGGAACCCAGAATGCGGCTAGTAGTAGAATGTTCTCTCATCATGCGCTACTGCAACCACTTTTTGCTTCCATATATTTCACTGTTCAATTAAAGCACATTCACCTTGTTCTTTCAGGGGTTGCTGGAGACTGGAAAAATCATTTCAGTCCTGAGCAGGATTTCAAATTCACAGCTGTCCTAAAAGAGGAAATGAACGGAACCAACATAAAATTCCCATGGGATGAGGAGTGAACAGGTGGAAATGTACCGACAACGTTTTCTTGACATTGcaggcagttagacagtggaGAATTTAAAACAAATTGACTTTCTAAATGCATCTCTGCATCCACAGCACAAGTGTAATGTCACTTATGCATTTATTCCTCATTATTAtttttcaattatttatttttctcgctctgcattgttgggatgtAAGCATTTCAgtattagtctacacctgttgtttatgaagcatgtgacaaataaaatgagatTTGAAATGGTCCAAAAGTCCTGCTGCCACAGGAATGACTTGTGGTTAACTGGATATTTTGTAACTTTGTTAGTATTTTGATTGAACTCAGTGCTTGTTGGTTAAGTCAAAGACCGgctttcaaatcaaagtttattggtcacgtatACAGTTCTGCAGATattatcgcaggtgcagtgaaatgcttatgtttctagctccaatagtgcagtaatatctagcaatacaataataatacaataacTTTCTGAACTATTCTTGTGTAgtacttatttcacatttttacATAAACAACTGGTAGTTGAATACGTTTAAATTAGCCATAATCTGGTAATAACAGACTTATCATAAATAGTAAAACACTGTAAGTTATATTACACATTGTATACATCTGACCGTCACACAGTACTGTGTCTTGTTTTTTCTTACTGCTGAGGATTTGGCTAAAGGGTTGTGCTCACATAAAAAGTTTGACTTGCAGGCATAGTCTTCAGATGACAACAGTCCTAATGTAACCATAATACATTTCTTGTACAAAAACGTGAGGCTCCTCAGTGAAACAATTTAATGAACATTTTCATAACAAGGTGCGGAAGACAACACTTTGGGGATCAGCAATCACTTTCTGGCTCTGTCAGTTAGGAATCTCCTTATTGACTTCATGAACGATTTGGCATTGAACACATGGTTCGCAGTAAGCAGTCATACACCAGTCATCGCAAATGGTTCCCTGTAGAAATCAACATATTATTAGGGTGGCTAAGTTGATATCAACTTCTCACAGTCCTATGTCGTAGGCCTATAACGATCAGTCCCTAAGCCCTGACTAGCGCTGGCCCTGACAGGGTGAGGATGAGACAGATAACACAAAGGGCTGATTTACAAGACACGGATTacacctagtcctggactaaaaagcatggcCAATGGAGAATTCCCATTGAAATAGCATTTTTTTCTCAGGATTTAGATTAATCTTAGTCCAGGACACCACCCCAAAGGGCTTTGTGATATGACGGAGTTGATGCTGGACAATGAATGCTGAATAGTGTGCATGAGGTGGTGGAGAAACAGGTCATGGAAATGTTCAACAATACATGAAGATGCATATCTATACAGCTGTACAATCAGCAACATGCCATATGCATACCTCTATGTTATACCTCTCCACGAATGCTGGTTCGCAACATAAAATGTGTccatggaacatgagagtaggaAACACTCCGTATTTCTCTGCCATCTTAACGGCCTGAATGCATGGACAGAAAAGTCCAGAGACCTGTTGGCATGAATGAACAGGCAAGTAAAGGATGAATGAAACCGACCCAATTACACTCCTCTGTAAATGTACCATAtatggacagtgaagctaaaacttttaacttggctctatactccagcattttgatTTAGACAAATGTTTTAGATGAGGCGACAGTACATAATGTCACATTTTATTTTAAGGTGTTTCCATACATATCCGTTTGGAAATTAATGCACTTTATGTATTTTACCATATTCACTCAGGCCCAGAttctgacccaagttaagcaagcGTAAATAGAACGTAATCCTCTTTTTATGCGCTTTTCTCTATTtatattctgaccttgaatttaagtatgagaatagcatgctattcacccactatataataaatgaataaataaaggtgtggcggaggtgtgtctatagatatgccgtattctgaccttgacttaattccctaataattccaccacctttacacGTGAAGGAACCATGAATAAGGTCCAGCGAACCTACCTGTTCCATGTCTCGGAGGTCTAGggacaattccttagacctcatggcttggtttttgctctgacatgcactgtcaactgtgggaccttatatagacaggtgtgtgcctttccaaatcatgtccaatcaatttaatttaccacaggtggactccaatgaagttgtagaaacatctcaaggatgatcattggaagcaggatgcacctgagctcaatttctagtctcatagcaaaggatccgaatacttatgtaaatagggtattttaatttttaatacatttgcaaacatttctaaaaacctgtgttcgctttgtcattatggggtattgtgtgtagattcttgagaaaaaaatatttaatacattttagaataaggctgtaacgtcacaaaatgtggaaaagtcaaggggtctgaatactttctgaaggcactgtatataaggtcccacacttgacagtgcatgtcacagcaaaaaccaagccatgagatcaaaggaattgtccgtagagctccgagacaggattgtgccgaggcacagatctgggcaagggtaccaaaaaatgtctgcagcattgcagcattgaaggtcccaagaacacagtggcctccatcattcttaaatggaagaagtttggaaccaccaagaaacTTTCtaaagctggccgcccggccaaactgaacatttgggggaaaagggccttggtcagggaggtgaccaagaaccggatggtcactctgacagagctccatagttcatctgtggagatgggagaaccttccagaaggacaaccatctctgcagcactccaccaatcaggtagagtagagtagagtggccagacagaagccactcctcagtaaaaggcacatgacagccctcttggagtttgacCTCTTGGAGtttgcacctaaaggactctcagaccatgagaaacaaaattctccggtctgatgaaaccaagatagaactctttggcctgaatgccaagcgtcacatctggaggaaacctggcaccactcctacggtgaagcatggtgttggcagcatcatgctgtggggatgtttttcagaggcagggactgggagactagtcaggatcgagggaaagatgaatggagcaaagtacagcgagatccttgatgaaaacctgctccagagcgctcaggacctcagactggggcgaaggttcaccttacaacaggacagcaaccctaagcacacagccaagaaaatgcaggagtggctttgggacaagtctctgaatgtccttgagtggccaagccagagcccggacttgaacacaatCGAACATCGAGacacttgaaaatagctgtgcagcgccgctcttcatccaacctgacagagcttaagaggatctgcagagaagaatgggagaaactccccaaatacaggtgtgccaagcttgtagcgtcatacccaagaagacttgaggctgtaatcgctgccaaagtgcttcaacaaagtactgagtagtgggtctgaacacttagagttcagtctaaagtttggacacacctactcattgaaggggttttctttatttctactattttctagattgtagaataatactgaagacatcaaaactatgaaataacacatatggaatcacgtagtaaccaaaaaagtgttaaacaaatcaaaatatattcaaagcacacttaaccagcatggctaccacagcattctgcagcgatatgccatcccatctggtttgagcttagtgggactatcctttgtttttcaacaggacaatgatccaacaacctccaggctgtgtaagggctattgaccaagaaggagagtgatggagtgcatcagatgaactggcctccacaatcacccgacctcaacccaattgagatggtgctcatcatatgtgggaactccttcaggactgttggaaaagaattccaggtgaatctggttgagagaatgccaagcgtgagcaaagctgtcatcaagacaaagggtggctacttgaagaatctcaaatataaaatatatttggatttgtttaacacttttttggttactacatcattccatatgtgttatttcatagttttaataaGGTTTTAACTTGTGAGggaaaaaatgtggaaaaagtcaaggggtctgaaaactttccaaatgcactgtatattggaCTCAATAGAAGAGAATTGTGACTAATATATTGAGTAATTTTCAAAtcattattgtaaataagaatataatatgtttctgaacatttctacattaatgtgaatgctaccatgattacagataggcctaatcatgaatgaatcgtgaataaggatgagtgagaaagttacagattcccccaaaacatgctaacatcttaccattaccaataacaggtgAAGTCACAATTTTATTGAGGGTATTATAGTtatgcatctgtaactttcttactcatcattattcacgattcattcatgcTTATCCCtaaccatggtagcatccacatgaatgtagaagtgttcaaaGACATATTATTTTCTTATTTAcagtaaaagtgactccaaaatgacacaatacattatttaccattcatttctattgggcaccaCAACCAAAACAACCTGCAAATGCATCCACCAAGTGTGTAGTCACAAGCatgatgtagtcattgtttgCTTGGTATAAGTTAATTAACAATAAGTAACAATAAGTTAATTTGTCCAAATACATATGACAGCTTCAAATGGGGGTCTAGATAAAATGAAAGCACTAGATAAAGTCCTTTTatttctaaatggtaaaacagatatgtatgaaaattcCCTCAAATagaaggtgacattctgtactgttgccTCATATAAGTTAACATGTTTGATCTTAAACCAAAATGCTGTAATATAGAGTCACCTTaaaagttttagcttcactgtcaaaATAAATATGTAGTGTACATCTTGGCTTGTATTAATCAAATAGTATGTAAACAATCGAAATGTGTAGGTACCATTCTAGCCATAGCTTACAGACATCTCTGTAGACACAGCAGaaatggggcaaaaggagtggctaataaatCTGGCTGTACATCTGACTGGtttacttactgcaaattgagaaattatgtgactgaactcaacaaaaagaagaagaaactgtattatgaagccaagatcaattatataaagaatgatggaaaaaaacgttggagtactttaaatgaaattatgggcagaaagacaaattatTTCATCGAATccgatggcttattcatcacaaaaccatttgatggtgctgattattttaatgattattttattggcaaagtgggcaaacttaggcatttaaaaaatgaattattttgcaacagctaaatagggatcctaataaaataccataTACCACTCTAGAGCTCCATGTCTTTTTCTGAATCCCGGCAAACCCAGCTAAAGTCCTTGGTTCTTGTAGTGGCGTCTTGAAATACGTTGCACATATGTCCTGCAAATACCCTGCTCAATTAATATAAATTAATACAGAATtaatataggcctacattttacttctagctagctagctcatcaTATGAATAACTAGTTAGCTACTGTGGCTAGCTAGCTTTTATCTGTcaatagctagctacctagcaacAGTAACCAGTTACTTGAGCAAATGTAAATATTATAAAATAAAATCATCTGCAAAATAATGCATTTACACTCTTAATGTTCACTCTTTAGTAAACTTTTCTTTTCCATTTCAAAACGTACCTAGAGGTTAACAAACAAACCTAACGTTTCTAGAAAGTTAGTTTATGGCATTCTTCGGTGTTTAGGATGTTACTAGGCATCGGTAATTCATAAATTGCATTCCACAGCCaagatcatccctccatccattgcCATTACTATGAAAATGTGTTGAAAATTCTGTGTGAGTATTTCCTCATGTATATTAATCGTACTTTACTTTGTCATTGTTTTAGCAACAAACAATAATCAGTAGTCAAATTGACAACTGCATGTGCAAGAAtataaacaaaaacacatttattatGGTTGTGCACTATATACAAAAGTTGTGTAATCGTACATGCAGGTTTATTAGGCCTTTTTGTAAATTCCATGCATGACTTATTCAATTGGAATTCATCAGATTGTcaagccctgatctgtttcacctgcctttgtgattgtctccacccacctccaggtgtcacccgttTTCCTCATTAGTCCCTGGGTATTTATTCTGGTGTTCTCAGTTTGTCTGGTCAAGTCAAGCAGTGTGGTTGTCTGTGGGTCTGCTTTTTATTATCTCTCTTTTGCTAGTTCTCCCGGTTCTGACTctgaacctgcctgcctgcctgtactgCCTGCCTGTACTGCCTGCCTGTACTTCCTGCCtgtactgcctgccctgacctcaagcctgcctgccactctgtacctcctggactctgaccttgtcatgatcttttgcctgtctcttggattataataaatatcagagacttgaaccatctgcctcccgtgtctgcatctgggtctcgccctgtgcccttATACAGATACTGTAAAGCCATCAGTGTTTTTCTTTTATTAGGTATGCACAGACCCCCAAAACTCAAATGCCTTTCAATCTCAACCCAGCTGACGTTTCATCTCTCTTGCAATCTGACAGAGCACAGGATCCACAGAACATGCGCCCTGCCCAGTCATCAATTAAGCTGCCCTAGAAATACAGAGGGATGacaaatatctatatattttgcTTACTGGtgactactgtactgtataagtACACATAAATCATACAGTCAAACCAAGCTATTAGAAATGGACAATTATGTTGTCCAGCAATACCACTGTGATGATAAAAAGTAGTTGTTCAATAATACACAGATGTATTTTAGGTTTGTTGCACTGTACTAGACAGCTATCTCACCGGGATgttgtatccctctctctcattgatGTGCGCATCATCATCATAGTTGTTGGCACCAGGGGGAGACAAGCATTCGCCATACCTCTCAACCATCTGACAGGCTAGGCACATTGAACAGAAGGTACCACACAAACCTGGAAGATACAAGTTATTATGAAATTGTTGACATTAAAGATTTTAAATAAGGTTTATGTTTGTTATTACAGCCTACACTTAGACTCTCCTGTCAATGCAACAGTCCAGAGTCCTTGGGTTCCACTTTGCCGGAATGTTTGGTTGACTCATTACTGCTCTATCACACACTCCATATCCAGATTTGCAGGCTGAAATAATAAGAAATGTATTGGTTACATTGAAGACAATTGGGATATGCAGCAATCATTAGAACATTTAACAGGGCTCTATAGTGCGACCATTGAACTGACATATATGCCTAAATATTTAGGAGCACCAATGAGCCTAGAAAAATCAAGGATTCTAGTATTATTAcctcaaatgtttttattttgctCCTAAATTTCTTTATGTGCACCTACATATTTTAAACCAAGGCGCACATGTGCTCCTTGTAAAACAAAGGTAATCGTAGCCCTCTAtaaatattatatttattttacaaATATTGTCTGTTTGGGGTCATTTTGAACAGGGTAGGGTAGAACTGATACTGTAATCTGAAATACAAGGCATGATTATCCTAGAGCTGCGGTTAATAGGAACTTTACCTATTATACCAATTAGCAAGAAAGGTGGGTTGTAAGTGTGGAGCtctcttgttattttgttattattAGGCCAGGCTATGTTCTCCTCACCCGCCATCTACAGGGAATCTAGTTTACTGCGTTAGGACTGAACTAGTGCAGAGGTCTGAAATGTACTACCTCCCGAGGAAGGGTTTGTTTGATTGACAATTGGCGAAAAAAGAATAATAactggtagctagctagttacaagCTCAATTCCAGTTGCTAACCAGACCATCATCACAAGTTGAGCTCTAACGTTAGCCTAGTACGACTACAGCGTTATTTCCTAAGGGACCTTTATTTCAACCACCACAAAACTTTACAAACAATTACTGTAAGCACTCAACAGGCTTGTACTCAACAATGTGTTTCCGTTTTAACTTATTTTTTCTCCATTTGAAATCACTCCATTTGACAACCTCATCCAGCGAAGTTTATATGCAACGCCAGTGTCAGTGAATTGGTTATTAGAACGGTTGCCAATCACTAacgtgattgattgattggcgGAAGACTGGGTGGGAGCTTGAAAAGTATTCTCTGATAGATTTTAGCACATGACATGGCTATTTATTTGTACATAAATGATTAACTCCAATCAATTAAACTgttgtacagtgaaatgcctttcttgcacaTTCTAACACACGTTGAATAATTTACCAAAAATAGATCAAAATATTTGCAATACAATAATGTAGTGTATAGATAATCAAGATGGGCCTACAGAAATTAAATGAAAGAcaattaaaaaagaaagaaatgaaaTACAAGTATATTTGTAGGCTTGAATAGGttgaataatatttttttctaattttgaaAATGCAGTACAGGTAATTAGTTGAATAGACAATTTGACTGTTTAATTTTTTTCAATTGTGTTTAGTATGCCACAATTTCATTCAATGACTGGGTGTACGAACACTGCAGAAGGCCAACAGTGTTTTTTCTTGGATTTCCGTTTAGGATGTTTCTGCAAAACATTTCCCTCATTTTACACACATCATTAAGCTGGGTGCCTGTCTGTGAAACTTTTAATTTTCAATGAAATATCTGAGATTATGTGAGGAaatagggggaaaaaaacactgtTTTATGAATGAAAACATTTGTTCATTTTAGAAACATATTGTGTAATGCCCAGCGTAAATCCTATGTACTTTTAGTGATAATAAAGTAGGCTACCTCTGTAAGGTTTGTGTCAAATATACTTTTCCCATTTCTTATATCAAGTACCTACTGGGCAcaaacgtcaattcaacgtctattccaagtTGGTTCAACGTTATTTAATTGTGTACCCAGTGAGTAAGGTTTCTACTTCACTTCTCTGAACAGATTACAGAATAGGCAAAGTTGAAGGAGTAATAGGCCTTATTATATGTTTATCAGTTAACTTACCTATTTATTTGGTTGTGTCAAAGACCCATTGCTGTTGAACAATACTTTTTGTACTTTACTTTGAGTCTCAGCAGCAACTTAAGCAACTTTTTATTATCAAACCCAGGATAAAAGATTTTCTCCTAATTGCATAAATAAAATGTATGATAGATGGCCAtactgttttgtatttatttgtatgacATTTGGTTACATGCCCTACTGCACTCTTGCCTCTGGATAATACAGACGCGACTTCTATTTTGTGGTAACCTCAACATGGTTTAGTTAGTTACGGGATTT contains:
- the sult2st3 gene encoding sulfotransferase family 2, cytosolic sulfotransferase 3 isoform X2 gives rise to the protein MASDRYFLHHGILLPTVVHNEESLKYANDFKVQDSDVFAITYPKSGTTWMQEIVPLVLNGGDLTPVQTIPNWDRVPWLEETRAALVLDRLPSPRAMVSHMPYHLMPPSFFPSKAKVIYVTRNPKDVMVSSFHFHKMASFLDDPGTFDEFLNKFLSGQVLFGKWTDHVKSWRNSDLGDRILYITYEEMVKDLRGVLERLSRFLGRDPSEETLDRVANHCCFSNMKLNAMSNYSLVPQEIMDSSKSTFLRKGVAGDWKNHFSPEQDFKFTAVLKEEMNGTNIKFPWDEE
- the sult2st3 gene encoding sulfotransferase family 2, cytosolic sulfotransferase 3 isoform X1; translated protein: MANDGNYIVYHGLLCPKETHSFESFKYAEEIKVEDEDIFIVTYPKSGTTWMQEIVPLVLNGGDLTPVQTIPNWDRVPWLEETRAALVLDRLPSPRAMVSHMPYHLMPPSFFPSKAKVIYVTRNPKDVMVSSFHFHKMASFLDDPGTFDEFLNKFLSGQVLFGKWTDHVKSWRNSDLGDRILYITYEEMVKDLRGVLERLSRFLGRDPSEETLDRVANHCCFSNMKLNAMSNYSLVPQEIMDSSKSTFLRKGVAGDWKNHFSPEQDFKFTAVLKEEMNGTNIKFPWDEE